Genomic window (bacterium):
GGTCGGTCCCCGATCGGCAGTGCAGGTCATCATCACCGCTATCCTGATCAACATCCTCAATCCGAAACTGTCGATTTTCTTTTTCGCATTCCTGCCGCAGTTTGTGAGGGCCGGCGAACCACATCCGCTCTCACGCATGCTCGAGCTGAGCGCCGTTTTCATGCTCCTGACGTTTGTCGTCTTCGTCGCCTACGGGCTGTTTGCCGCCTCGATTCGCGACCACGTCGTCACACGTCCGCGCGTACTGACGTGGATGCGCCGCACGTTCGCCGCCGCGTTTGTCGCGCTCGGCGCCAAACTCGCGCTTGCCGATCGTTGACGCCTCCTATGCGACGTCGGATTGCGCGAGCAAATACTGGAGCCGGGACGATTTGCGCACGGGGGCGGTCTCCTTCTCGAGCCACTGGGATGTGCCGCCGGTAACGATCCACCCGAGCGGATGACGTGCGCCCCTTCGTGCGTGCGCTCCCTGGATCGAGGCGACGCTGATCACCGTCGTGCCGGCATGCTGATGGTCTCGAGCCGCTCGGCGTGCCCGCGCGATATCGCCGTGCATTTCGTCCAAAGGGCAGTCGGGGCAGAGCACCAGAAACCACGCTCCCACAGCCACGCGCGCATCCTCCCCTCACCCAAGCATGAAGTGTCCTCTTGGCCGACATTACACCAAGAGTGTGATTGGGGGCGCTATGAACGCGTTAACTCTGGGTGAAACACCCAAGAGATGTGGGCCGGCAGTCTGGATGCATGCTGTTTGGGGCATGCCAAGGGTAATCCCACCATGGACCATGTCGAGCAGGCGGTGACCGTTGCGGCAGTCCGCCGTCTCCCGGTAGCCGCCCTTCACGTCAATCAGGGGATCATCCTCGCCGGCATCCTCGCCGTGGCGGCCGCATTCCGGTTTGCGTTCCTCGGCCACAACAGCGTGTGGTTTGACGAAGCCTACGTGGTCAGGATCTCGCTGTTCCCGCTTCATGCGATCCCGGCGCTGCTCCGGGCCGCGGAGTTCCATCCGCCGCTGTTCTATGTTCTGATGAAGGCCTGGATCGGCGTGGCCGGGTTCAGGGAGGCGGCGATTCGGGTCCCCTCCGCCTGTTTCAGTGTCCTGGCTGCCGGCCTGACCTACGCGGTCGCACGCCGCGTCGCCTCCGAGCCGGTCGGTCTCCTGAGCGCGCTCCTCGTCGGGCTCTCACCGTTTGCGGTCATGGCCGGTCAGGACGCGAAAATGTACGCGCTGCTCGGCGCGCTGACCCTCGTGTCCATGCTGGCCCTATCCGAGAGCATCGAGCGCGATCGGACAATGCAGTGGGGCGCGTACGTCCTCGCGACCACGCTCATGGTCTACACGCACTATCTCGGCTTTCTCGTCGTGCTCGCGCAGGGGATCTGGGTGGTGTGGTTCGAACGCGCTCACCTGCGGAGGTGGCTCGCCGCCGTATTGGTCATCGCGATATTCTTCGCGCCGTGGGGGCCGTCGTTCTGGAGCCAGATCACGAGAACGCCGCCGGGCGGGTGGGGAGAGCACACCTCGCTCCTCGATGTGAGCCAGCTCCTCGGGCTGTACGCGTTCGGAGGATCGCTCGTGGGCATGCCGAGTTTCTTCTTCAAGAATACGACGCTCGGGCCATTCGAGCAGGGCCTTCTGCTCCTCCCGTTCATCGCCGTCGTCTGGCGAGGGATCCGGGCATTCGCGCCGGAAGGACGGAGGCTAGCGTTCTTGGGGCTGCCGTTGATCGTGCCGATCGGCGTGACGTTCGCCGTATCATTGAACAAGCCGCTGTTCGAGGCTCGGTGGTTTTCGTTTCTGCTCCCGTTCTACGCCATGCTGCTCGCCCGCGGCATCATCGAGGTGGCGGAGCACTTTCGCGATCATCACCGCGAGATCGCGGCGGGGCTCGCGGCCGGCCTCCTCCTGTACAGCGTCCCGGTGTTCACCCGCTACTATGGTGATCCACACTTTCGCCCCTACCAGTGGCGGGAGGCGGCGACGCTGGTGCAGAGCCGGGCCAGACCTGGGGATCTCTTCGTGTACGGGGATTATCAGAACGAACTAGCGTTCACGTACTACTTTGGCGCCACCCCCGCGGAGGTGCTCCTGCTGCCCAAGCAGGATATTCCTGGCATCCGACGGTTGGCGGCGCGCTACCCGAGGCTGTGGATGATCGTCGCTCCTCCAATGAGCGAAGCCACGGTCGATCAAACCCTCGAGGGCCTTCGGGGTGCGTACACGACCGTGGGCCGGAGCGGGTTCAGTGGACGGGGAGTGTTTCCGGTCATTTACCTCTT
Coding sequences:
- a CDS encoding LysE family translocator — its product is LYTLAAGLSRGSRASVVAAFGCTLGIVPHMAAAIMGLAALLYTSALAFQTLKYLGVVYLLYMAWNALRERGALKVEREVGPRSAVQVIITAILINILNPKLSIFFFAFLPQFVRAGEPHPLSRMLELSAVFMLLTFVVFVAYGLFAASIRDHVVTRPRVLTWMRRTFAAAFVALGAKLALADR
- a CDS encoding glycosyltransferase family 39 protein, translated to MDHVEQAVTVAAVRRLPVAALHVNQGIILAGILAVAAAFRFAFLGHNSVWFDEAYVVRISLFPLHAIPALLRAAEFHPPLFYVLMKAWIGVAGFREAAIRVPSACFSVLAAGLTYAVARRVASEPVGLLSALLVGLSPFAVMAGQDAKMYALLGALTLVSMLALSESIERDRTMQWGAYVLATTLMVYTHYLGFLVVLAQGIWVVWFERAHLRRWLAAVLVIAIFFAPWGPSFWSQITRTPPGGWGEHTSLLDVSQLLGLYAFGGSLVGMPSFFFKNTTLGPFEQGLLLLPFIAVVWRGIRAFAPEGRRLAFLGLPLIVPIGVTFAVSLNKPLFEARWFSFLLPFYAMLLARGIIEVAEHFRDHHREIAAGLAAGLLLYSVPVFTRYYGDPHFRPYQWREAATLVQSRARPGDLFVYGDYQNELAFTYYFGATPAEVLLLPKQDIPGIRRLAARYPRLWMIVAPPMSEATVDQTLEGLRGAYTTVGRSGFSGRGVFPVIYLLAASPPAR